TGATATAATTTTAGAGGTAACTCTAACTGGTAAGCAACTGGTCCCACTTGCTTGAGCACACGATAAGGTCCAATAAAtttagggctcaacttgcctttacgaccaaatctcagTACCTTCTTTCATGGCAAGACcttgagaaaaatgaagtccCCCACAAAATACTCTATCTCTCGACGCTTCAGGTCTGTATACGACTTCTGTCTATCAGATGCTGCTTTCAGCCGATCTTAAATCAATTTGACTTTATCCTCGGTATCAAAAACTAGTTCAGGGCCCAGAACACGTCGCttgcccaactcagtccaacatgaaggtgtgtgacacctacgaccatatagtgcctcgtaaggtgccatctgaatgctaGACTGATAGTTGTTGTTATAAGCAAACTCTGCTAGCGGCAGGTAATCCTCCCAACTGCCTCGGAAATCAATCACGCAACCTCTCAACATATCCTCTAGTATCTAAATCACCCTCTCTAACTAACCgtcagtctgaggatggaacgcagtactgaaGTTTAATCTTGTACCCAGAGCATTACGTAACTTCTTCCAAAACCAAGACATGAagcgaggatccctatcagataTAATTGAAGTCGGTACCCCATGCAATCTCACTAtctcagacatatacaatttaGCCAGCTTCTGCAGAGAGTAGTCAGTACGAACCGGAATGAAATGGGTGGACTTGTTCAATTGATCCACGATGACCAatacagaatccttcttagtatgTGTGAGgggtaacccactaacgaagtccatagtcactctctcccacttccaaagCAGAATCTTGACTAGCTGCAAcaaacccgaaggtaactgatgctcagctttAACCCGCTGGCAAGTTAGACACTTAACCACAAATTTAGTGACCTCTCGCTTAAGacctggccaccaatataactcacgaaggtcATGGTACATCTTATTTTcgccaggatgcatagcataagggctactatgcgcctctcgTAGTATAGACTTCCTCAATTCAGTATCTTTCAGTACACAGATTCTCCCACAAAAATAGAGCACCCCTTCGCTATTCAGTCCAAAATCCTTGGTATTCCCACTCTCAACCTGTCAGAAACGAAGACCCAACCACTCATCCTCTATCTGTTTAGCCTTAATCTGCTCTATCTGCGTCAGTTTAACTTGAAGTTTAGCCAACAGACTACCAAAATGAGGCCAGCAAACATCACTCTCAAGTCAATTATAGCTCTATGGCTGAGTGTGTCGaccaccacattagccttactaGGGTGGTATTTAATAGTACAATCGTAgtccttaagcagctcaatccatctacgctgcttaagattcaactccttctaaGTGAGtaggtacttgaggctcttatgatcagtgtaaatgatacacttctcaccatacaagtaatgcctccagattttcagtCCAAATACCACTGcggccaactccaagtcatgcgtCGGGTAATTCACTTCATGAGTCTTAAGCTAACGAGACGCGTTCGCTACTACCTTaccctcttgcatcaacacacatctaAACTGACAGATGATGCGTCACTATAAACAGTAAACTCATTTCCAAACTCTGGTTGTATTAGAACAGGGGCTTCAGTCAGTAcagtcttaagcttctcaaagctctcttgctacGAATCAGTCTAATTAAACGGCACACCCTTACGTAATAGCTTAGTCAAGGGTACGACAATCGAAGAAAACCTCTCCACAAAATGTTGATAATACCCTGCCAGTCCCAGAAAACTACGGATCTCAGATACAATCTTTGGCTTCTTACAATCCAAGACAGCCTCAATCTTTCGAGGATCAACTCTAATCCCCTCAGCAGAAACCCCATGTCCCAAAAATGTTACTTCTCACAACCAGAACTCATATTTACTAAACTTGGCGTACAGTTGTTTTTCTCACAGAATCTGTAGAACCACTCTGAGGTGTTCATCGTGCTCATCCTCAATTCTCGAATACACCAGtatgtcatcaataaatatGACCACAAATCAATCCAGATAGGGCTAGaacactcggttcatcagatccataaaaGCTGATGGTGCATTCGTCAgtccaaaaggcatcactaggaactcgtaatggACGTGCCGAGTCCTAAACGTTGTCTTGTGCACATCAGTCTCCTTAACCATCAACTGATGATACCCCAATCGGAggtcaatcttggagaaaaccaAAGCACCTCAAAACTAATCAAACAGATCGTCTATCCTAGGTAGGGGCTACTTATTCTTTATGGCCAACTTGTTCAATTGCCAGTAATCAATCCACATacgcatggatccatccttctttttTACAAACAGAGCTGGTGCTCTCCACAGAGACACACTAGGGCAGATGAACTCACGATCCAATAGCTCTTGaatctgagccttaagctctACAATCTGTTTTGGTGCCATTCTATAAGAAGCGATGGACACTGGAGCTGTACCAGAAAGgagctcaatcccaaactctaCTTCACGCTTCGGAGGTAACCGAGGTAGCTCTttaggaaaaatgttcagaaccTTCTTAACCATCTTGATATCCTTAATCGAAGAATCCCTGAAATTTGAAACACTGATGTAAGCCAGAAacgcctcacatcccttacgaaccaactttTCGACCCTTAATGTAGAAATCACATTTGATAAGTAGTTCCAATATTCCCCAATTACGACTACCTCACTGTCTTTTGCATTTCTCAGTATAACCCTTTTCGTGGCACAATCTAAGCTCACTCAGTGTTTAACCAACCAGTCCATTCCTTGTATCAGATCAAATTCCCCAAAAGGCAGTTCCATTAAATCAGCCAAAAAGATAGCTCATTGAACCTCTAGAGGAACATCTCTAAACAGTTTGTTAACCCTTATTGACTACCCCAACGGACTCAGTACAGTGACCTTACTCGTAGTGCTCTCAACCAGTATACCCAAGTTTTCAGATACGATACAAGCTATATAGGAGTGAgtggatcctatatctatcagtGCAGTATAtggtacattataaataaagaactACCCATAATGACATCCAAAGTATCTCTATCCTCTCAGCGATGAGCAGCATAAACTAGAGTTGGCTTCAGTATGTCTAGCACCTTTCCCGGTGCCCTCTAACCACGGTCCAAACCATTACCACCTCTAGCCTGACTCTGGCCTCTCGGTGGCTGATGAACAACTCTTGGTGGCTGTGCAGTATTATTACCCAGAACTTGCATCTGATCAAACCTCCGTGGACACTCTCTAATACGGTGCTCTAGTGAACCGCAGCTCAAACATGCTCCAGTTTTTTTCCAACACTCACCCTGATGGTGCCTACCCAGTTAGTACACAGCGGCTGTCCAGTAGCAGCAATGGGAACCCCAACTCTAATCAGCCCATCAACTCTGGCCATTTTCTTAGGCCTCAGAACAGAACTCGATGactctgaatccctcttattcctaCCTCTTTCTCGGTTCTAGCACTCAGCGACTTTACTTCTTCGGTGATCTTCGCCTTATCAACCAATGTAGCAAAGTCTCGCTCCTTCTGTGGAGCTATCAGAACCCTCATATTATCCTTGAGACCATCCTCAAAATGAACACATCTCTCGTACTCAGTCGCCACCATACCTCTCACATAGTGACTTAGTCTCAGAAATTCAGCCTCATACTCGACCACCGATCTATCTCCCTGAGTCAGATTTAAGAACTCCCTCCTACGGGTATCCACATAACTGTCCCCCACATACTTCCCCTGAAAAgcggtcttaaagaactcccaggtCAGTCGATCGGGCTGAGCACCCTCCTTAACAATGAGCTACTACTAATACGCCTCATCACGTAGCATCGATACAACaccctttaatttttgctcAGGAGTGCAGTCTAGATCATCCATAATCCTCTCTGTGGCCTCTATCTAGTACTCAGCCACAATAGGGGAACCTCTAGCAATACCCCTAAAAAGTTCAGCTCTATTAGACTGGAGTCATTCCGTAACCGACCCGCAGCCTCCAGCTCTAGTATTGAGCCCAGCGACCCTCTCTAGAATCCttaacatggcttgggacagtgTGTTGTCCTTAGCCGCACGACCATGAGATGCAGTCTCAGTCACAGGTGAAGCCAGTGTCTCACTTGTATCCAAATTAGGCAAGTTTCTAGAAAATGAGGACCCAGCTCGAGTAACTCTAAGGCCTCTACCATGGCCTCTTGTACCCCGTCCGCGAGTACCTCTTGTGCTTATTGTTTATTTGTGTTAATCTGTATTAAtagttttatgcatcagtttacagtttcagtgtttattaacaaatattttatgaaaatagtatCAAAAGTGTAACGTTCGTTTTCGTACAACGCAGTGTGTATCAGTGTCTATCAGTTTTACTACAGTATCAGTATACACTAACTTGAGTGTTTTCAGTACATTCTATCCAACGTAATCTTGGTTCGTACTAGCAATAGTAGTTTCAGTATCAAATTAGTTTCCATTTAAAACACATAAAGGCTTCAGAGAACTTACAAGATCGGCGCCGGAGACTTGGTGTACCACACATTCAGtagaaatatttcaaatcattcaGGAATCAGTTCTTTaaaaaaaccaagttttaaaacccaaatccatagtcgagttttgcaacttgactctgataccactaaatataacaccccaaacccagcccgGACGTTATGGCtaaatctggcgatgtcacatgaaaGTGTATTTGAAAACTGTATCATTGCTAAAATCATTTTTCGTTTAGAACTTATCATTATCTTCTATTAATTCTCAAATCATGATTCATTGCTAAAACGCTATAATTTGCGgaagcttttttaaaaaataatttacgtGTACgtggtattttgataaaacattcatCTCTATTGAAAACCCGAATTTCTCCTATTTCTAGTAGATATAGAAAGAAAACagtaaaaaatccaaattttaggtaaaaatccaaagaggacattattatagaaaaataccccaaaataaaacttaaaattgtaaataagtatcaaatagcaaaAAGGACTCGTGTGGCTACCGTTGAGTTCTTCGCCGCACTGATCCGCCTAtgtctagggattacctgtacagattaaatagaaggggtgagtttacgtgaactcagtgtgtaatccccatgcaTACAAACAAACAATAGCAGATAATCTCAGTTCGGGCCTAaacccttttcagtatcagtaagcattagggccttagcccatcatagTACAGTAACAGTGACAGTTATACAGttataaaatcctacccaaccagcctctacactccatctccgtccaaccctacactccatgtggagatataatcaacccacccatccttacACTCCAAATAGTACCGAATGTGGCACCAGACAGCAGTTGCAACTGAGCTGCCACTAAGTTAGGCttgaagcctttcagtacacttcttccaatcaatatcaatccccacccaatgcaatgcatcataAAGACATGTCATGATATCATGTATAATCAGTATAGGGTATTTAGCAAGCTCATCATgcagacatatatatatatatctcatataggcatataacagtctttttaatcatttcaatcaattaggggtctaggtaaacttaccgaccctCCAGTAGGTTCACGgttgacttgggcgacccgtgtaACCTTAGTagtcaaacaataaaaataggCCCACAGGTCCATGTTGCAAACCGATGTAggcccacatgctcgtgtggcccacacggcccaaaatgGCCTTGGTCGTGTGGTTCACACGGTCTGGTCTAATATtcccacacactcgtgtggttaaccgtgtggggcccacacgtccgtgtggcccacacggcccaattcggcccggcccatgaatcTCACATGGCCAACCTCAACAATCACACGCCCTACCACACGGGCGACCGCACACCCGCGTAGCGTCGACAATCACATTCTTCGGCATTTCAccgatttttgtttttaaagttgtGTTTACACACTTGATACGATTTCACTGCTAACTCCACCACGAGTACTCCATAACCTAAAATCAATAAACCAAAGCCCGATTTAGTGATACTAATAGACCTTCAACAAAATTACCACGAGTTATTCAACAAATAGCTGTCAGAAACCTTACCCTCGAACAAGCATAGGAATTTCACACGCCTAGAACGTCGATGGACGATTAACAACCCCTTGATTAGTTTCTAGCACCAAACGCAAAACCCCTCTTTAACCATTTAACTAGAAAGCATTTAAAACAATAAGGTCAAAACTCACCAACTTATCAATAACACACGAACGATATAGGAGGGATGAAACTACGGAGTTGGTATTCAACACAGAATCAAAAAAGAATGGAGTAGGAAGAGATAGATTTCGACACAATAAGGAGAGGGAAAACAAATGGGAAGTGGGTAGCAACAGAGAAGAAATGGTAgggcaaaaagaaaagaggaaaaaaaactaTGCCAAATAACCAAAATTGGGAGAAAGAGAGGTGAGAGCTGAAATTATTAGTCCACCTAATTAGGATAACTCCACAATCTTATATTATCCTTCTAAAGTCACTCCAACACTCCAATCCCATATTTTCCTCATAAAATCGCTCCAACACTCCCCCACCACGCCATTACTACTCAGAAGCCCAGTCAAAACAACCTCCTGCCGAAACAAAGAGCAAAAATTATCCCCTTTGCCCATGCAGGGACTCAAACTCCAAGCCTCTTACAACATTAgcactccacttaaccactagaccagcaggcccattctgacatatttcaccaatgtttatttataagcctactggtTAGAGATAGaggtttattcaattaaaacaaaattttttcccaagtcaaggcttgaacccaagacttctcagacactcccAGAATATAtaaccactgaagtagacaTATATTTGTGccacaaacataaaaaaatagatatataagggatttttagggcgttacaataCAAACATCAAATTAGGCCCGAGACAGGGCTCAACAAAAAAGACATGGCAAAAAAACGAgttaaggtggagatttgtgaAATGTGCCTCGCATTTTCGGGTTAAACCAAAGTCAAAACAAAGTTAATGTGATGACGTCACGACGATACGTCGTGACGATAGATGACGTTGGGATGACACGACGCGAGATGTTGGGACATGGCGACATGTTCCCCACTAGATCGGGTTTCTTCTCCCAATTAAACTATGCTATCTTTTCCTAGTTGAAATCTAAGAACTCTAgggatattttaattatattagccCACAAATTTCAGTCTATAAATAGGGCTTTAGCAACCCTAGAAGAGTTATTGAAACAACACAATAAAAGAGAGTTTTAAGGGAATTTCATTTTTTAGCCAGAGAGCTTTGTATTATtcagggtttagggtttatttttatttttttccatcatTGTACCCTTTCAATTTATGCCGACTAGTGATGTTTTATTTGCATATGGATTTTTATCCTCTTCATCGAAGGAGTTTTTCAACGAAAATATTTGTGTCCAATTTTCTCTAACCgtttttgttt
The Gossypium raimondii isolate GPD5lz chromosome 8, ASM2569854v1, whole genome shotgun sequence DNA segment above includes these coding regions:
- the LOC128043024 gene encoding uncharacterized protein LOC128043024, with translation MARVDGLIRVGVPIAATGQPLCTNWVGTIRPPRVVHQPPRGQSQARGGNGLDRDCATKRVILRNAKDSEVVVIGEYWNYLSNVISTLRVEKLVRKGCEAFLAYISVSNFRDSSIKDIKMVKKVLNIFPKELPRLPPKREVEFGIELLSGTAPVSIASYRMAPKQIVELKAQIQELLDREFICPSVSLWRAPALFVKKKDGSMLTFLGHGVSAEGIRVDPRKIEAVLDCKKPKIVSEIRSFLGLAGYYQHFVERFSSIVVPLTKLLRKEFGNEFTVYSDASSVSLDVESGNTKDFGLNSEGVLYFCGRICVLKDTELRKSILREAHSSPYAMHPGENKMYHDLRELYWWPGLKREVTKFVVKCLTCQRVKAEHQLPSGLLQLVKILLWKWERVTMDFVSGLPLTHTKKDSVLVIVDQLNKSTHFIPVRTDYSLQKLAKLYMSEIVRLHGVPTSIISDRDPRFMSWFWKKLRNALGTRLNFSTAFHPQTDG